One segment of Anopheles stephensi strain Indian chromosome 3, UCI_ANSTEP_V1.0, whole genome shotgun sequence DNA contains the following:
- the LOC118509383 gene encoding vacuolar protein sorting-associated protein 28 homolog — MQDNRPELYEEVKLYRQAREREKYDNMADLFALVSTLQNLEKAYIRDCITPQEYTAACSKLLVQYKVAFKIVQGDEFPTIDTFVKKFRLDCPAALERIREDRPITIRDDKGNTSKCIADIVSMFITLMDKLRLEIRAMDDLQPELRDLLDTMNRLSLIPDNFEGKEKVSNWLATLNTMQASDDLTEAQVRQLLFDLESSYSAFNNLLHTT; from the coding sequence ATGCAGGACAATCGGCCCGAGCTGTACGAGGAGGTGAAACTCTACCGACAGGCCCGGGAGCGTGAAAAGTACGATAACATGGCGGATCTGTTTGCCCTCGTTTCTACGCTGCAAAATCTGGAAAAGGCCTACATCCGGGACTGCATTACACCGCAGGAGTATACGGCTGCCTGCTCGAAGCTGCTGGTGCAGTACAAGGTGGCGTTCAAAATCGTGCAAGGCGACGAGTTTCCGACGATCGACACGTTTGTGAAAAAGTTCCGGCTAGACTGTCCGGCGGCACTGGAACGCATACGGGAGGATCGTCCCATTACCATCCGGGACGATAAGGGCAACACGAGCAAATGCATCGCCGACATAGTGTCGATGTTCATTACGCTGATGGATAAGCTACGGCTCGAGATCCGCGCGATGGACGATTTACAGCCCGAGCTGCGCGATCTGCTGGACACGATGAATCGGCTCTCGCTGATTCCGGACAACTTCGAGGGCAAGGAGAAGGTATCCAACTGGCTGGCAACGCTGAACACGATGCAGGCATCGGACGACCTAACGGAAGCTCAGGTCCGTCAGCTGCTGTTCGATCTGGAATCGTCCTATTCGGCATTTAACAATCTGCTGCACACCACATAA